ACGGGCCGCCCGGAGCGCAGGTAGGGGCGCAGCATGGTCATGGGCAGCTGCACGCCGCCCATCGCCTCGATCACGACCTCGCACTCCTGCAGGAAGGCGGGGTCGGTGGTGAGGGGCGTCCCGGCCGGAACGCGCCGCTCGCGGGTCGTGTCGCGCACCAGGACGCCCACCACCTCGATGCGCACGCCCAGGTCCGCGAAGATCGCCTCGCGACGCTCGATCAGGTTCAGGACGTCCTGGCCCACGGTGCCACAGCCCAGCATGCCCACGGTCACGGTTCTCATGCGTCCGACTGTAGCGTCCGTCCCGCCGCGCCCGGGCCGGCCGGGATAGGTGAGGGGAGGGGCGCCGCAACGCTGAACGTGAAGCCTTTCAATCGAAATGCCCAAGGACGCCGGCGGAACGGTTCGGTGCCACAAAGGCCGGGACGCTAGACTGCGTGCATGTTTCCCGTGTTCACCTTCTGTCCGCACCGGCCCTGTCCGCCCGGACCGGCGTGTCAGGTCCGGTCCCCATGACGCCGCGTTCCGCTGTTCCGTTCACCTTTCACCACGCCGGGCGACCAACGCCAGGCCCGGACGCCGCTCCCCGGAATCAGGGCGCAGCTGAACGCGACGCGGCGCCGGGGGCCGCATGAGCGCCCGCCTGACCGAACTGGCCGCCGAGTTCGGCATGGTCGAGCGCGCCCTGGGTGACCCGGCCGCGCTGGCCGACACCCGCGAGTACGCCCGCCTGACCCGCCGCCACCGTGAACTGCTGCCGCTGGTGACGCTGCTGCGCGAACGCGACAGCGTGCAGTCCGACCTGGACGGCGCCCGCGAACTGCTGACCGACCCGGACATGCGCGAACTGGCCGCCAGCGAGATCCCGGCCCTGGAGGCCCGCCTGCAGGAGATCGAGGCCGAACTGGTCGTGCTGCTGCTGCCCACCGACCCGGACGACCCCAAGGACGTGATCCTGGAGCTGCGCGCCGGGGCGGGCGGCGCGGAGGCCGGTCTGTTCGTCATGGACCTGCTGCGCATGTACACCCGGTACGCGGAGGGTGCGGGCCTGCGCCTGAACGTCCTGGACGCCAACGAGAGCGACCTGGGCGGGGCCAGCAAGGTGGTGGCGGAAGTCACGGGGGACGGCGCGTTCCGGGCGCTGCGCTGGGAGCGCGGCGTTCACCGCGTGCAGCGCGTGCCCGCCACCGAGAGCCAGGGCCGCATCCACACGAGTACCGTCACGGTCGCCGTGCTGCCCGAGGCGGAGGCGGCCGAGGTGCAGCTCGACCTGTCCGAGGTCCGCATCGACGTGTTCCGCTCGCAGGGCGCCGGCGGGCAGGGCGTGAACACCACCGACTCGGCCGTGCGCGCCGTGTACCGCGCCGGCACGCCCGACGAGATCATGGTCGTCTGCCAGGACGGCCGCTCGCAGATCAAGAACCGCGAGAAGGCGCTGGTGGTGCTCGCGTCGCGCCTCGCGGAACGCGAACGGGCCGCCCGTGAGGAACGCGAACGCTCGCAGCGGGCCGCGCAGGTCGGCAGCGGAGACCGCAGCGAGAAGATCCGCACGTACAACTACCCGCAGAACCGCGTGACCGACCACCGGCTCGAGGGCGACGACAAGAACCACCCGCTCGACAGTGTGATCGCCGGGAACCTCGCGCCGGTCGTGGCGGCCCTGGCCCGCGCGCAGCGGGAACTGCAGCTCATGGACATGCAGGGGCAGGAGGGACAGCATGGCGCGGCGTGACCTGCTGGTCGCCGCCGGCATCCTCCGTGACCGCGCCGGGCGGGTGCTGCTGGTCGGCAACGACTGGCAGGGCCACGGCCGGGTGCGCCACACCCTGCCCGGCGGGGTGGTGGAACCCGGCGAGACCCTCCCGGAAGCGCTGTACCGCGAGATCTTCGAGGAAACCGGCCTGAAGCTCACGGGCATCAAGCACATGGCGTACACCGTGCACATCGAGGACGAGCGGCGTGGCGAGCGCGCCATCGCCGTCGCGTTCGAGGCCACCTGGGACGGCCTGCTGAACCCCGCCGACCCGGACGGTTTCATCGTGGAGGCGCGGTTCTGCACGCTGGAGGAGGCGCTGGACCTGATCGAGTCGCCGCCCATGCGTGAACCCCTGAGCGACTTCCTGAAGACAGGGGAGCCCGGACGGTTCTACGCGTTCAAGGGCTGGGACGGGCGGGGAGGACTGCGCATACCGGCGCTGAAACCCCGCCCCTGACGTCTCATACGGACTCCGATTGAATGGGCTGCAAAGCCCGTTCAATCCGAGCGAAGCGAGTGGAAGCAAAACGGGTTCCGGACGTGGAGTCGGCAATCCGGTGAAGTTCCGGATTGTAGGCGAAACAAACGGAATCCGTATCAGGCGCCGGCAGAACGCCCCGACCGGTGACGGGTCGGGGCGCACCAGACAGCCGGAGTCCTGCTCATCCGGAACGGCCACCGGATGGCCAGCGCCACGCCCGGCAGTCCGTTCTGCTTCCACGCTGCGGCGCCGCTCTCCGGGTCGCTTCGCTCGGCCTGAACGGTTCCCGCACACCGTTCAAGCGAAGCCCATCAGTAGTCGACGGCCAGGATCTCGAACTCGGCGTTGCCCTTGGGCAGCTGCACCGTGACCTTCTCACCGGCTTTGCGGCCGGCCAGGGCCTTGCCGATGGGGCTGGCGTCACTGATCTTGCCCTTGAGCACGTCCACCTCGTAGGTGCCGACCAGCTCGAACTTGTGTTCCTTGCCCTTGGCGTCTTTCACGGTGACCTTCGCGCCCAGCCCGGCGCCGCCGCTGCTGTCCTCCTCGATGATCACCGAGCGTTCCAGCTGGCTTTCCAGTTCGGCGATGCGGGCCTCGTTCTCGGACTGCTGCATGCGCGCCTCGTCGTAGGCGGCACTTTCGCGCAGGTCGCCGTCCGCGATGGCGCGGCCCATGTTCTCGGAAATTTCCTCGCGTTTGGTGGTCTTCAGGAAGTGAAGGGTTTCGAGCAGTTTGTCATACCCGCGCTGGGTCATGGTGATGCGTGCTTTCGTCATAGACAGTCAAGTATAGAGCCTGCCGCTGTGAAGGTACGTGTGAGCCGACGCGCCCGGCGTACATGAAGAAGGCCCCACGCCCGTCCCCACCTACCTTCAGCTGCCGCCGGGTACGCTGCCGGCATGACCCGCAAGAACGATTCCGACTACGCCCCGGAGGGCGAGGTCCGCGACGACGGCACCACCGGCGAGCTCCTGCAGGACAAGATGACCGCCGAGAGCCTGCTGCGCGGCGCCGCGAGCAGCGACACCACCAACCCGAACGACCAGCCGGGCTTCAATGACGGCGTGCTGGGCGGCCATGATTTCGAGGACCGGCAGGGCACCCCGAACAACGACGGCGACAGTGACCTGGGAGGCCGCGCCAGCGGGGGAGAGGGCGCGCAGCGCAGCGGCGGCGTGGACGGCGGCCCGGCCCGCACCACCCCGCTTCCCGGCACCGACCGGTAACCCGGCCCCCGGATTGAATGGTGGGCAACCCCCGTTCAGTCCGGGCGGATTCGCACTGCGGAACCAGGGGTGAGCGACACAGCGGACAGGACCCGCACCGTCCGGGCAGACCGCCGAGCCCGCCGGAGAGGGAGGCTCCTCTCCGGCCTTGCTTCAGCGGCTGTCGCTGCTCAGGCCCAGGTTCTCGGTGACGGCCTGCTGCGCCTGCTTCTGCGAGTCCATGACCTCCACCTCGACCTGCTCGCCGTTTTCCAGGTCCATCACGAAGTGGTCGCCGTCCAGCCGCACGCGCGAGAGGATCTGCTCGTCGCCCTGCGGGCGGGTGGTGGCCCGCAACTCCACGAAGCGCCGCATGGGCGTGCGGATGACCTTCGGCGCGAGGATCTCCTCGACCTGGAAGATCCCGCCGGAGTTGTTCATGGTCACGCTGATCAGCACCGGTTTGTCGCGGCCCTTCTCGATCACGACCTGATCCACCGCCAGCGCGCTGATCGAGTGGATGTCCACGCTGCCCAGGCTGAAGGCCTTTCGGCCGCGGCCCTTGGTGATGTCCGTGCCGTCCGCGACAGCCACGATGCCGCCCTCGACCGTCAGGGGCGCCGGGTTCAGGTCGTGGCAGTTGATGGCGCCCAGGATGAATGAACGCACCTTGGTGCGCTTGAACGGGTCCGGGTACAGCGGCCCCATGATGCGGTCCAGGATCGGCAGGGCCAGCGCCACGCCGTGCGCCTCGTGCCCGGCGCGGTGAATCTGGTTGCCGATGTCGTGCAGCATGGTGCCCAGGATCACCGTCAGGAACACGTCGTCCGGGTCGCCCACGCCGCTGTCCATCAGGTCGGGCTTCACGCCCCCGTCGAGCAGCAGTTCCGTGATCGCCATGCCCGCCGCGCCCGTGATGAAGGCGTGCACGCGCCCGTGGTCGTTGTATCCCAGCTTGCGCATGGTGATGTAGTTCGCCATGTCCCAGTGTGCCAGGGCCTCCGGGTCGCTGCGCAGCGCCTCGTACGCGGCGAGCGCACGGGGAAAGGCTGCCAGGTCGGCGCGGATCGCCTGGTTGGCCTCCTCGATCAGCTTGGCGCGCGGCGTGGTGAATTCCACGACGCGCTGGCCGTTCGGGAGGGCCGGCGCGGTCCCGTCACGCCCGGCCTCGTTCCGGCCGACCACGTCGCTGACCACGCCACTCTCGACGCTCAGCCGGAACTTCTGCTCGCTGCCCTTCCTGCCGGAGGGGCCGCCCTTCTCACTCACCCTGGAACTCCGCCGGGCGTTTGTTCAAGAAGGCGTCCACGCCCTCGCGGAAGTCCTTGGTCGCGACCGTCATGCCGAACAGGTCGGCCTCGATCTCCAGGCCACCTTCCAGGGTGGTGTCCATACCGCGCCGCACGGCTTCCTTGACCAGCGACACGGCGATGGGCGCGTTTTTCAGCATGGCCTCGGCCACCTCGCGCGCCTTGGTCAGGGCGTTGTCGGCCACGTAGTTCACGAGGCCCATGGCGAGCGCCTCGTCGGCCTTGACCTGCCGGGCCGTGAGGATCAGGTCCAGGGCGCGGCCCGTGCCGATCAGGCGCGGCAGGCGCTGGGTGCCGCCGAACCCCGGGATCAGGCCCAGGCCCGTCTCCGGCAGGCCCAGGCGGGCGCCCGTGGACGCCACGCGCACGTCGCAGGCCAGCGCGAGTTCCAGCCCGCCGCCGAGTGCGTAGCCGTTGATGGCCGCGATCACCGGGATGGGCAGGCTGCTGATCTGATGCATGACGTCCTGCCCGGCCAGCGCCAGTTCGCGGCCGTCGTACACGCCTTCGAGGTCCCCGAACTCGCTGATGTCCGCGCCGGCCACGAAGGCCTTCTCGCCGCCGCCCGTGATGATCAGCGCGCCGACCTCGGCGTCCTCGATGATCATGTTCACGGCCTGCGCGATCTCCGAGAGCGTGTCGGCGTTCAGGGCGTTCAGCGCCCGGGGGCGGTTGACGGTCAGCACGGCGATGGGGCCATGCTGGTCGATCTGCACGTTGTTGAATTCCAGTTCGTCGAGTTGCGTCATGGAATCATCCTGCCACAGCCCGCGCCGCCACGGCCCGCGCCGCCCCCCGCCCCCGCTGCCGCCATGCGGCGCGCCCGTCACCGCCCGCGTCCGGCTCCGGCCTGTCCCGGAACGGGGCCGGGTGATACGGACTCCGATTGAATGGGCTGCAAAGCCCGCTGGGTCCGGGCGGATGCGACTCGGAGGGCTGCCCCGCCGTGGAGGAGTGCGACGGATTCCGTTTGTTCCGTTGACACCCCGCCAGCGCAGCGGGTTGCCAGCGCCACGCCGGGGGCGGGCGTGGCGCCTGCTGGCTCTGCGGGTCCCCGTGTCAGCTGGCGTCGGCAGCGGCGAGCGTCACGATGGCGTCGAGGGCCACGCGCACCATGCGGTCCACCCCGGCGGCCAGCACGTCGTCCGGGACCAGCTGCGGGTCCCCGATGTCGTTGCTGCAGGCGGTCAGGCACGCGGCCCGCAGGCCCCGCTGCGCGGCGATCAGGAAGATGGCGCTGGCTTCCATCTCGAAGCCCAGCACGCCCCGGCCGGCCCACAGCCGGGCGTGTTCGGGGGTGCTGGCGTAGAAGGCGTCCTCGGTCATGACCAGGCCCACGTGGTGCGGCGCGCCGTGCTCGCGGGCGGCCTTCACGCTGGCCTCCACGACCTCGAAGCTGGCGGCGGGGGCGTAGGGCGCGCCGCCCAGCATCTGGCGGGTGGTGCCGTCGTTGGGGACGGCGGCCGTGGCGATCACCAGGTCGCCCGGCGCGACGCTGGGGGTCGCGCCGCCGAGCGTGCCGACGCGGATCAGGGTGTGGGCGCCCAGCCGCGCGAGTTCCTCGGTGACGATGGCGGCGCTGGGGCAGCCCATGCCGGTCGTCTGCACGCTGACCGGCACGCCCTGGTAGGTGCCGGTGAAGCCCAGCAGTTGCCGGTGGCTGGTGTACTCGCGGGCGTTCTCGAGGTAGGTGCTGGCGATGTGGCGGGCGCGGTTGGGGTCGCCGGGCAGCAGGACGTAGGGGGCGACGTCTCCGGGCTGTGCGCGGACATGAATCTGACTCATGCGGCGAGTATACGGGGGGGGGCGGTTCCGCCAGCACCCGGCGGGCTTCCGGAGCGCCCCGGTCCATGAGACTTTACTCATGAGGGGTCTGCATTGGCGTTCCGACAGGCTTCTCATCTGTCTGCCCTGCTGGACGTGACTGACGCCCAAAGCCGTTCTCACTCCAGATGACCCGTATGTCATCAGCTTCTCACAATCAAGGGAAATCCCGGAATTGTCGGAAAGGGCGCACCTGACCGCAAGGGTAACCGTACAGAAATTCACAAATCACTCACTGCTGGTGCCTACGGTGAACAGTAGGAAAGCGGGAACGGGCCAGGGCGCTGCCCCCCCTCCCCCCGCAGCCGAACGAACCAAGGAGAACATCATGCGCAAATCACTGATCATCGCGTCCACCCTGGCCCTGAGCCTCGGCGCTGCCAGCGCCCAGACGGCCACCACCACCGCCGCCCCCGCACAGGTCACCCTCAGTGACGTGCCCGCCGGCCACTGGGCCAAGGACGCCGTGGACCGGATCGTGCGGTGCGGCCTGATCCAGGGTTACCCCGACGGCACCTACCGCGGCAACCAGAACCTCACGCGTTACGAAGCGGCCCTGATCTTCTACCGCGCCCTTCAGACCGGCGCGCTCAGCAACTGCGGCCTGAGCCAGCAGGACATGACCACCGTCGCCAACGGCATGCAGGAAGTCAGCACCGAGCTGGCCGCCATCGCCAGCCGCGTGACGGACCTCGAGAAACTCACCGCCGAGCAGCAGGCCCGCATCGACGCGCTCGAGGCCAAGATCGAGAGCATGGGCACCGGCGCTGCCACCGCCGATACCGCCGCGCTGAACGCCCGCATCGACGCGCTCGAGGCGGCCATCCGCAACATCCCCGCCGGTCCCCAGGGTCCGGCTGGCCCGGCCGGTCCCCAGGGTCCCGCCGGTCCCCAGGGCCCTGCCGGCCCGGCCGGTACCAGCGCCAGCGGCACCGTGACCACCCAGCCCACCCCCACGACCGGGACGGTCGTGATCGGCGAGCCCACCCCCACCGCCACCATGGCCGAGCGCGGCCTGTACGTGGGCGTGAACGGCGGCGTGAAGGGCAGCGGCACCGGCACCCAGTGCCTGAGCGTCGACGGCAAGAAGACGCCCGTCGGCTACTGCTTCAGCGGCGGCGCCGTGATCGGCAAGAGCAACGTGATCGGCCCGGTCGGCGTGCGCGTCGCCGGTGACTACCAGCCCGGCTGGAACGCCGTGAGCGGCGACGTGAGCGCCACCTACGACGTCAGCACCGGCAGCAACCTGACCCCCTACGTCGGCGCCGGCCTGGGCCTGACCAGCAGCCAGAAGCGTGGCGACACCACCAAGAACGAATCCGACGTGTACGTCAATGCCGTTCTGGGTGCCGACTACCGCATCACGGATAGCATCTCCGCCTACGTCGAGGGCAACGGCAAGTACTACCTGAGCAACAACGGGTACGGCACCGGCCTGAACGCCGGCGACAAGAGCGGCCTGAACTTCGGCGCGAAAGCCGGCGTGAAGTTCTTCTTCTGACCCTGACTTCCCCCACCGGCTGACCCCCGGTGCCTGGCGGCCCTCCCTGGCGGAGGGCCGCCTTCACGTCTGCCCCGCCGCGGCCAGGAAGCACGCCGCGCGGCGCAGGCCACCTTCCTTTCCCGCCGCGGCCCGCGCGCTAGACTGACCCTCATGCGCCTCGTTTCCTTCCTTCAGGTGCTGCTGCTGCTCGGTACCGCCGCCTACCTGGCGCTCTTCACCCTGGAGAACCCCGCCCTGGTGCGCCTGCCCCTGCCGTT
Above is a genomic segment from Deinococcus depolymerans containing:
- a CDS encoding phosphohydrolase, which codes for MSEKGGPSGRKGSEQKFRLSVESGVVSDVVGRNEAGRDGTAPALPNGQRVVEFTTPRAKLIEEANQAIRADLAAFPRALAAYEALRSDPEALAHWDMANYITMRKLGYNDHGRVHAFITGAAGMAITELLLDGGVKPDLMDSGVGDPDDVFLTVILGTMLHDIGNQIHRAGHEAHGVALALPILDRIMGPLYPDPFKRTKVRSFILGAINCHDLNPAPLTVEGGIVAVADGTDITKGRGRKAFSLGSVDIHSISALAVDQVVIEKGRDKPVLISVTMNNSGGIFQVEEILAPKVIRTPMRRFVELRATTRPQGDEQILSRVRLDGDHFVMDLENGEQVEVEVMDSQKQAQQAVTENLGLSSDSR
- a CDS encoding NUDIX hydrolase encodes the protein MARRDLLVAAGILRDRAGRVLLVGNDWQGHGRVRHTLPGGVVEPGETLPEALYREIFEETGLKLTGIKHMAYTVHIEDERRGERAIAVAFEATWDGLLNPADPDGFIVEARFCTLEEALDLIESPPMREPLSDFLKTGEPGRFYAFKGWDGRGGLRIPALKPRP
- a CDS encoding purine-nucleoside phosphorylase; the protein is MSQIHVRAQPGDVAPYVLLPGDPNRARHIASTYLENAREYTSHRQLLGFTGTYQGVPVSVQTTGMGCPSAAIVTEELARLGAHTLIRVGTLGGATPSVAPGDLVIATAAVPNDGTTRQMLGGAPYAPAASFEVVEASVKAAREHGAPHHVGLVMTEDAFYASTPEHARLWAGRGVLGFEMEASAIFLIAAQRGLRAACLTACSNDIGDPQLVPDDVLAAGVDRMVRVALDAIVTLAAADAS
- the greA gene encoding transcription elongation factor GreA — encoded protein: MTKARITMTQRGYDKLLETLHFLKTTKREEISENMGRAIADGDLRESAAYDEARMQQSENEARIAELESQLERSVIIEEDSSGGAGLGAKVTVKDAKGKEHKFELVGTYEVDVLKGKISDASPIGKALAGRKAGEKVTVQLPKGNAEFEILAVDY
- a CDS encoding enoyl-CoA hydratase-related protein, with protein sequence MTQLDELEFNNVQIDQHGPIAVLTVNRPRALNALNADTLSEIAQAVNMIIEDAEVGALIITGGGEKAFVAGADISEFGDLEGVYDGRELALAGQDVMHQISSLPIPVIAAINGYALGGGLELALACDVRVASTGARLGLPETGLGLIPGFGGTQRLPRLIGTGRALDLILTARQVKADEALAMGLVNYVADNALTKAREVAEAMLKNAPIAVSLVKEAVRRGMDTTLEGGLEIEADLFGMTVATKDFREGVDAFLNKRPAEFQGE
- the prfA gene encoding peptide chain release factor 1; the encoded protein is MSARLTELAAEFGMVERALGDPAALADTREYARLTRRHRELLPLVTLLRERDSVQSDLDGARELLTDPDMRELAASEIPALEARLQEIEAELVVLLLPTDPDDPKDVILELRAGAGGAEAGLFVMDLLRMYTRYAEGAGLRLNVLDANESDLGGASKVVAEVTGDGAFRALRWERGVHRVQRVPATESQGRIHTSTVTVAVLPEAEAAEVQLDLSEVRIDVFRSQGAGGQGVNTTDSAVRAVYRAGTPDEIMVVCQDGRSQIKNREKALVVLASRLAERERAAREERERSQRAAQVGSGDRSEKIRTYNYPQNRVTDHRLEGDDKNHPLDSVIAGNLAPVVAALARAQRELQLMDMQGQEGQHGAA
- a CDS encoding S-layer homology domain-containing protein, with translation MRKSLIIASTLALSLGAASAQTATTTAAPAQVTLSDVPAGHWAKDAVDRIVRCGLIQGYPDGTYRGNQNLTRYEAALIFYRALQTGALSNCGLSQQDMTTVANGMQEVSTELAAIASRVTDLEKLTAEQQARIDALEAKIESMGTGAATADTAALNARIDALEAAIRNIPAGPQGPAGPAGPQGPAGPQGPAGPAGTSASGTVTTQPTPTTGTVVIGEPTPTATMAERGLYVGVNGGVKGSGTGTQCLSVDGKKTPVGYCFSGGAVIGKSNVIGPVGVRVAGDYQPGWNAVSGDVSATYDVSTGSNLTPYVGAGLGLTSSQKRGDTTKNESDVYVNAVLGADYRITDSISAYVEGNGKYYLSNNGYGTGLNAGDKSGLNFGAKAGVKFFF